One Mixta gaviniae genomic window carries:
- a CDS encoding succinate dehydrogenase/fumarate reductase iron-sulfur subunit, protein MTNATLTLTLQRYHPERDSAPYDQQFTVPWDEQTSLLDALGYIKDNLAHDLAWRWSCRMAICGSCGVMVNDIPRLACKTFLRDYPYGLRVAPLANFPVERDLVVDMSRFIASLEAIKPWIIGNPRVPAQGANPQTPTQMARYHQFAGCINCGLCYAACPQFGLNPEFIGPAAIALAHRYNLDSRDRGKAERMSLLNGDNGVWPCTFVGFCSEVCPKHVDPAAAIQQGKVASAKDYLLARLKPR, encoded by the coding sequence ATGACTAACGCAACCCTTACCCTGACGCTGCAGCGCTATCACCCGGAGCGGGATAGCGCGCCGTATGATCAACAGTTCACGGTACCCTGGGATGAACAGACTTCGCTGCTGGACGCGCTGGGCTATATCAAAGATAACCTCGCGCACGATCTCGCCTGGCGCTGGTCGTGCCGTATGGCGATTTGCGGCTCCTGCGGCGTGATGGTTAACGATATCCCCAGGCTCGCCTGTAAGACCTTTCTGCGCGATTACCCCTATGGCCTGCGCGTCGCGCCGCTGGCTAACTTTCCGGTAGAGCGCGATCTGGTGGTCGATATGAGCCGCTTTATCGCAAGCCTGGAGGCGATCAAGCCCTGGATTATCGGCAATCCGCGCGTGCCGGCGCAGGGCGCCAATCCGCAGACGCCAACGCAGATGGCGCGCTATCACCAGTTTGCGGGCTGTATCAACTGCGGACTCTGCTATGCCGCCTGTCCGCAGTTCGGCCTGAACCCGGAATTTATCGGCCCGGCCGCCATCGCGCTGGCGCATCGCTACAATCTCGACAGCCGCGATCGCGGCAAGGCGGAAAGAATGTCGCTGCTGAACGGCGATAACGGCGTCTGGCCCTGCACCTTTGTCGGCTTTTGTTCCGAGGTCTGCCCGAAGCATGTCGATCCCGCCGCGGCGATCCAGCAGGGCAAAGTGGCGAGCGCCAAAGACTATCTTCTCGCCCGGCTGAAACCGCGCTAA
- the frdC gene encoding fumarate reductase subunit FrdC codes for MISKRKPWSPPVSAGWWRHLAFYRFYMLREGTALPALWFSLELIFALYALKGGAEQWDAFVSFLRHPLALLLNLIALAAALLHSKTWFELAPKAAIVIVRGKTLPPQPIIIALWIVMLLVTLGALWLALAA; via the coding sequence ATGATAAGCAAACGCAAACCCTGGTCGCCGCCGGTAAGTGCTGGCTGGTGGCGCCATCTGGCTTTCTACCGTTTCTATATGCTGCGCGAGGGCACTGCGCTGCCGGCGCTCTGGTTCAGTCTGGAGCTGATTTTCGCGCTATACGCGCTGAAAGGCGGCGCGGAACAGTGGGACGCCTTCGTCAGCTTTCTGCGCCATCCGCTGGCGCTGCTGCTGAACCTGATCGCGCTGGCGGCGGCGCTGCTGCACAGTAAAACCTGGTTTGAGCTGGCGCCGAAGGCCGCCATAGTGATAGTGAGAGGGAAAACGCTGCCGCCGCAGCCCATCATTATCGCCCTGTGGATCGTAATGCTGCTGGTGACGCTCGGCGCGCTGTGGCTGGCGTTGGCAGCGTAA
- a CDS encoding methyl-accepting chemotaxis protein: MMSVKNMKVGFRLGAAFSLVILLLIIVSATAVIKINNINTAVENIVNDRYIKVRLAFDVRDGVNNQIKFLRGMVIDTPRPEMNQKRFGQLEQATQQTNEAIEQIARLQTTAVGQKKILAVKEAAQGFAAASQQLLTLIREGNVDAAADYALRKMTPAQNAFLDIVVKFADSQSSQLQGEGAHAVADATTAINITLIFSALAIVAALLLGYFLTRSIVQPLRAAVSIAENVAAGDLRTVIKADSSDETGQLMQALKKMNDNLLQIVTEVRAGTDLIATASSEISAGNIDLSSRTEQQASSLEETASAMEQMTSTVKQNADNARQANQLAALASNVAVQSGNAVKQVVTTMEAISSSSRKIVDIISVIDGIAFQTNILALNAAVEAARAGEQGRGFAVVASEVRSLAQRSASAAKEIAQLIEDSVNKVDEGGRQVANAGSTMNEVLTSVKSVTEIMGEISIASSEQSTGIDEINAAITQMDQVTQQNAALVNQSAAAAQAMQEQAAQLAQAMRVFKVNAV, translated from the coding sequence ATAATGTCAGTGAAGAATATGAAAGTCGGTTTTCGACTGGGCGCAGCATTCAGTTTAGTCATCCTGCTGCTGATTATTGTGAGCGCAACAGCAGTCATTAAAATCAATAACATTAATACCGCCGTAGAAAATATCGTTAACGATCGCTATATCAAAGTCAGGCTGGCGTTTGATGTGCGCGATGGCGTTAACAACCAGATTAAATTTCTGCGCGGCATGGTGATCGATACGCCCCGTCCCGAAATGAATCAAAAGCGTTTTGGCCAGCTTGAGCAGGCGACGCAGCAAACCAACGAAGCGATTGAACAGATCGCCCGACTGCAAACTACCGCCGTCGGCCAGAAAAAAATCCTGGCGGTCAAAGAGGCGGCACAGGGCTTCGCCGCAGCGAGCCAGCAGCTGCTGACGCTGATCCGCGAGGGCAACGTCGACGCCGCCGCCGACTATGCGCTGCGTAAAATGACGCCGGCGCAAAACGCCTTCCTCGATATCGTGGTGAAATTTGCCGATTCCCAATCCTCCCAGCTGCAGGGTGAAGGCGCGCACGCGGTGGCGGACGCCACCACCGCCATCAATATCACGCTGATCTTCTCCGCGCTGGCGATTGTTGCGGCGCTGCTCCTCGGCTACTTCCTGACCCGCTCAATTGTGCAGCCGCTGCGCGCCGCCGTCAGCATTGCGGAAAACGTGGCGGCCGGCGATCTGCGTACGGTTATTAAGGCCGACTCATCGGATGAAACGGGCCAGCTGATGCAGGCGCTGAAGAAGATGAACGACAATTTGCTGCAAATCGTGACCGAAGTGCGCGCCGGCACCGACCTGATCGCGACTGCCTCCAGCGAAATCTCCGCCGGCAATATCGACCTCTCCTCCCGTACCGAACAGCAGGCCAGCTCGCTGGAAGAGACAGCCTCAGCAATGGAGCAGATGACCTCCACCGTGAAGCAAAACGCCGATAACGCCCGTCAGGCTAATCAACTGGCGGCGCTGGCGTCAAACGTCGCGGTGCAGAGCGGCAATGCGGTGAAGCAGGTGGTCACGACCATGGAGGCCATCAGCAGCTCATCGCGCAAAATCGTCGATATCATCAGCGTGATCGACGGCATCGCCTTCCAGACCAATATTCTGGCGCTGAACGCGGCGGTCGAGGCGGCGCGTGCCGGCGAGCAGGGCCGCGGCTTCGCGGTGGTGGCATCTGAAGTGCGCAGCCTGGCCCAGCGCTCCGCTTCCGCCGCCAAAGAGATCGCGCAGCTGATCGAAGATTCGGTGAATAAAGTCGATGAAGGCGGCCGTCAGGTGGCTAACGCCGGCAGCACCATGAACGAGGTGCTGACCAGCGTGAAAAGCGTGACGGAAATTATGGGCGAGATCTCTATCGCCAGTAGCGAGCAAAGCACCGGCATCGATGAGATCAATGCGGCGATCACCCAGATGGACCAGGTGACGCAGCAGAATGCCGCGCTGGTTAATCAGTCTGCGGCAGCGGCGCAGGCGATGCAGGAGCAGGCCGCCCAGCTGGCTCAGGCGATGCGGGTATTTAAGGTCAACGCCGTCTGA
- the frdA gene encoding fumarate reductase (quinol) flavoprotein subunit has protein sequence MQSVQADLVIVGAGGAGLRAAIAAAEAHPALSIALVSKVYPMRSHTVAAEGGAAAVTQQHDSFDAHFHDTVAGGDWLCEQDVVDYFVRHCPEEMIRMEQWGCPWSRRADGSINVRRFGGMKIERTWFAADKTGFHMLHTLFQTSLKYPQIRRFDEHFVLDLLVDDGRVGGLVALNMMEGTLVTLRAGAVVLATGGAGRVYRYNTNGSIVTGDGMGMALRHGVPLRDMEFVQYHPTGLPGSGILMTEGCRGEGGILVNKDGYRYLQDYGLGPETPPGAPKNKYMELGPRDRVSQAFWHEWRAGRTLATPRGDVVHLDLRHLGAQKLHERLPFICELSKAYVGVDPVTDPIPVRPTAHYTMGGIETDARGETRIQGLFAAGECASIGLHGANRLGSNSLAELVVFGRLAGEQAAARAQASRPDNARALQAQAQDVERRLLARINQPGDERWSTLRDEMGRSMEEGCGIYRTPALMQQTIDTLASLKQRFQRLHIRDSSSVFNTELLYSLELEHSLNVAECMAHAALHRKESRGAHQRLDEGCQQRDDAHYLHHTLTFFTPDGAPRITTSPVKITRLPPAQRLYGAEAEAAPAQEVSHD, from the coding sequence GTGCAAAGCGTACAGGCCGATTTAGTGATTGTCGGCGCCGGCGGCGCCGGTCTGCGGGCGGCTATCGCCGCCGCCGAAGCCCATCCAGCGTTATCTATCGCCCTTGTGTCAAAAGTCTATCCGATGCGCAGCCACACCGTGGCTGCCGAAGGCGGGGCCGCCGCCGTCACCCAGCAGCATGACAGTTTCGACGCCCACTTTCACGATACCGTCGCCGGCGGCGACTGGCTGTGCGAGCAGGATGTGGTGGACTATTTCGTCCGTCACTGCCCCGAAGAGATGATCCGCATGGAGCAGTGGGGCTGCCCCTGGAGCCGCAGAGCGGACGGCAGCATCAACGTACGCCGCTTCGGCGGCATGAAAATAGAGCGCACCTGGTTCGCCGCCGATAAAACCGGCTTCCATATGCTGCATACCCTGTTTCAGACCTCGCTGAAGTATCCGCAGATACGTCGCTTCGACGAGCATTTCGTCCTCGATCTGCTGGTGGATGATGGACGCGTCGGCGGGCTGGTGGCGCTGAATATGATGGAGGGCACGCTGGTGACGCTGCGGGCGGGCGCGGTGGTGCTGGCGACCGGCGGCGCCGGACGTGTCTACCGCTACAACACCAACGGTAGCATCGTGACCGGCGACGGCATGGGCATGGCGCTGCGCCACGGCGTGCCGCTGCGCGATATGGAGTTCGTGCAGTATCACCCTACCGGCCTGCCCGGCTCCGGCATTTTAATGACCGAGGGCTGCCGCGGCGAAGGTGGCATCCTGGTGAATAAGGATGGCTATCGCTATCTGCAGGATTACGGGCTTGGCCCGGAAACGCCACCCGGCGCGCCGAAAAACAAATATATGGAGCTGGGCCCGCGCGACAGGGTCTCGCAGGCGTTCTGGCATGAATGGCGCGCCGGACGCACCCTCGCCACGCCGCGCGGCGATGTGGTCCATCTCGATTTACGCCACCTCGGCGCGCAAAAGCTGCATGAGCGGCTGCCTTTTATCTGCGAACTGAGCAAGGCCTACGTCGGCGTCGATCCGGTCACCGATCCTATTCCGGTGCGCCCCACCGCCCACTACACCATGGGCGGCATCGAAACCGACGCGCGCGGCGAAACGCGGATTCAGGGGCTGTTTGCCGCCGGGGAGTGTGCGTCCATCGGCCTGCACGGCGCTAACCGTCTTGGATCGAACTCGCTGGCGGAGCTGGTAGTGTTCGGCCGCCTGGCGGGCGAACAGGCGGCCGCGCGCGCCCAGGCGAGCCGTCCCGACAACGCGCGCGCGCTGCAGGCGCAGGCGCAGGATGTCGAACGGCGTCTGCTGGCGCGCATCAACCAGCCGGGCGATGAGCGCTGGTCAACGCTGCGTGACGAGATGGGGCGCAGCATGGAGGAAGGTTGCGGCATCTACCGCACGCCGGCGCTGATGCAGCAGACCATCGACACGCTGGCGTCGCTGAAGCAGCGTTTCCAGCGCCTGCATATCCGCGACAGCAGCAGCGTTTTCAATACCGAGCTGCTTTATAGCCTCGAGCTGGAGCATAGCCTGAACGTGGCCGAATGCATGGCGCACGCCGCTTTGCACCGCAAAGAGTCGCGCGGCGCGCATCAGCGGCTGGATGAGGGCTGCCAACAGCGCGACGATGCGCACTATCTCCATCACACCCTGACCTTCTTCACCCCCGACGGCGCGCCGCGCATCACGACGTCGCCGGTGAAGATCACGCGTCTGCCGCCGGCGCAGCGGCTCTACGGCGCGGAGGCGGAGGCCGCGCCCGCTCAGGAGGTTTCTCATGACTAA